From Providencia sp. R33, a single genomic window includes:
- a CDS encoding LysR family transcriptional regulator has protein sequence MLNDLSGIPVFVAVVESGNFSKAAQNLFLTRSAVGKTISRLEERLGVDLFKRTTRTQTLTEEGKIFYQQSRLALDSIHKAEDEIQKGKVLVKGHLKVSLPVLFGHKCVMPILFSLAQTYPELKLDLAFSDQQINLLEEGVDLAVRIGTLADSSFIKARQLGQHGMVLCASPDFLKKYAEPFTLAELSHHPAIGYKRGGVIQNWQLKDDIGNIVDFCPNTILTTDDFTAIAAAACNGIGLAWLPDWLISREIELGELQQILPNSACTAFSINLIWPNSTWLPYKTRVVIDELVAKLPKMIS, from the coding sequence ATGTTAAATGACCTAAGTGGCATACCTGTTTTTGTCGCTGTTGTGGAAAGCGGTAACTTTTCTAAAGCCGCACAAAATCTTTTTCTCACGCGTTCCGCTGTAGGGAAGACCATCTCACGATTGGAAGAAAGGCTCGGTGTCGACTTGTTCAAACGCACGACTCGCACTCAGACATTAACAGAAGAAGGTAAGATATTTTATCAGCAATCCCGCCTGGCTCTTGATAGCATTCATAAAGCAGAAGATGAAATACAAAAAGGAAAAGTGCTCGTTAAAGGCCACCTAAAAGTGAGCTTACCCGTCTTATTTGGCCATAAATGCGTTATGCCGATCCTATTTTCCCTTGCTCAGACTTACCCTGAACTTAAGCTAGATCTTGCATTCAGTGATCAACAAATCAATTTACTTGAGGAAGGCGTCGATCTTGCTGTGCGCATTGGAACCTTAGCAGACTCCTCTTTTATTAAAGCTCGCCAACTTGGCCAGCATGGAATGGTGCTTTGTGCATCACCTGACTTTCTAAAAAAATACGCGGAGCCTTTCACTTTAGCGGAGTTAAGTCATCACCCTGCTATTGGGTATAAGCGAGGGGGCGTTATTCAGAATTGGCAGCTGAAAGATGACATTGGAAATATCGTTGATTTTTGCCCTAACACGATTTTGACAACTGACGATTTTACCGCCATCGCAGCAGCGGCATGTAATGGGATTGGCTTGGCCTGGCTTCCTGATTGGTTAATCTCAAGGGAAATCGAATTAGGTGAGCTGCAGCAAATCTTACCAAATAGCGCCTGTACAGCTTTCTCAATTAATTTGATATGGCCAAATTCTACATGGCTGCCTTATAAAACTCGTGTCGTCATCGATGAACTTGTCGCTAAGCTTCCTAAGATGATTTCTTAA